The segment ttgaaaaatgaagataaaaaatccAAGCTAAGCTTACCAGAGGAAAGGGTGGGGACAAGGAGGTTGAAGAATGGGCATGGAAATGGGCTTGGGTAGCAGCTATGGGCGCATAATCCTTGCATGCATGAGTGGGAAATACGTGAAGTTGGTGAGCTCATATGGGATAGATTGGGGGTTGATGAGCATGAGAGAAGCAGAAAGGTGAGGGGGACCATGCGGACAAGAGTTTATGAGAGAAATGGGCTGGATGGGTATTATAAAATGGGTTTTATTGGTATGGGTGCAAAGAGGTGGTGAGGTTGACGAGTGTGAAACAGGAGAGGTGAAGCAAGGATGGATGGTTAAAGAGAGAAATGGGTACATGGAGTGGTTGATGGAATGGGTATGGAAGAGAACAGAGGATGGCCTTATATGCATGGTTACTGTGCACCGTTTCCTGATCTAGTATATTGAGAGGCTTCCCACTTCAAGCCACTGTGAATGTGCATATGAAGCTCTTAAGCTTTTCTCCTTGCAAGATTTCTCATGAAGAGTTTTGGAACGTCTCAAAATACTTGGGCAGTTATAATGGGAGTGATCCTACGATTCATCCAAGCCAGCTACAAGCAAACCAACACCATATTCAAAAGCTCTATAAGACCCATATTCAACCGATTCCATTTTAGTTTCTCTATAGGACATCAGTCATCAAAGCCTCTAAACCCGTTTTCTCTTTGCAAGTTTGATTCCGAGTCTTGATAGCATTCAGAAAACACGTCTCTGTAACAGTCACCTGGTAGTATCCATGGTGCTATACACCCAAAGCATCcatagagaaagagagggaggcaaccaaacaaaagaagaaaagaaggaaaacaaacagagtaataataataataaaaaaaaacaagacaaacCAAAGATAGCTACATTTCATGGTTTCTCAATGAGCTCATGTTGGTGAGAAGAAACATAAATggattcaaaacaaaaataccaTACGTATATCTGGATATCCCGCAATGGATATGATAGAGACCCTCATCCATTTTTCAAAGCTAAATTAACAAAACAGAGAAGGAACCCCCAACATAGGTAGAAAAACGCCAAATAAATCAAGCAAGACCTCTCAGGGGAATCATACTCAGAATAAAAGAATGTATCGTTAAATATGAGCATACCTGAAAGTGCACTAGGTGTCATCTCTAGAATGTATCGTTAAATATGAGTATACCTGAAAGTGCACTAGGTGTCATCTCTAGTTTCTCTCTGACCAATTCCTCCTCCCGAACTCCTTTTTCAGCCAAAAAAAAGGCTCCCCCTTCTTTCAGCTCAACGAATACCCTCACCAAAATATCTCTCCTCACCTATTCCACTGCTCCCATACCCATCATCCGTCATCCATTTCAGAACGAGTCTcatctcaaccaccaccatggcgaggTGGTGGTGTCCTTGGCCATGTGTCCCATGCAGCTAAGCATGGAAGTCGTCCCCCACTCCCCCAAAAAGAAGTGCTATCTAGCTCCTCCATGGGTGCTCCTCAAAGGTGGcagaaccaaaataaaaatacataaataaataaagggcaATTGGAAAAGGGGCACTACCATTCTGATGTTCACTAGTAGCCAGTGGAGAACAGTCAAACCCCTTGAATGTGATGTGGGATGCAAGTTTGAGTTAACTAGCTCACCAGCTATCGAAGAGGTTTTGGAGCCATCAGCTAAGCAAGTTGCTGCTACTCTTGATTTGGAGGGGAAGTGATCCATCTTCCTCATAgtatttttggttgttttttttttttgttgctattGATACTACTTATATAACAAACACTTGATTCCAAAAATCAATCGATGTTTCGAACCACCAAAAGGTATTTGGACGTGTTTTTAATATTCAGGTGtataacaaattttgaaaatcattatgTACTTCATGTGATTATAGGatatgtgtttttaaaaacaatttttaaaattttgcaaaacgtttaatttttataagaaaacattttcaaatgttacaAACAagtctaactttttttttttaaaaatgacatcTAAAACATACTCTTAATATCATATACACATATGCTTTGGTTTGAAGGGTATGGTTCATGAACATATTAAACaaaagtgctttttttttttattcataaactttttaaaaaaagtgcTAAATTATTAGTGGTCCAAATCTACAAATATGTTGGAAAGAGTGAGCAGTTTCAAACACGAAGCTCATACTATTTCAAagttggaaaacaaaaatgataaggAGCACTGGATGGCTCCAAAAGACGCGGTAAAAGGGAGACCAAAAGAATTctagaaagaggaaaaaggttGAAGAGATGAATTTTCAAAGTATGTGTGAAGCAAAAGACCACCACCCAACAAAACAATATCAGTCTTTTAGTTAGgaattaattttcatactttgatGTAACTTCTAGGCAAATGGCTTCGACATTTAGGCCCATGGCTTTGACATTTAGGCCTTTAGTTGTTCTTATTAGTGGAAACGTCTATGAGACAACTTCTTCTGCACCGATAACATTTGTGAGTGTTCTCCATCATCCTTAATTCAAAGCCCATCACCACATTCATCAGCTTATGAGTTAAAGCTTGAGTTGGAGGGCAGCCACTTGCTAGGTGGGCCATGCCTTTGATACCAGCTACATTTCTTGGAAAAAAGTGTTTCCGTACATACATACAtagatagtaaaaaaaaaaaaatccataaaatagaaaccATTATTAGATCATATTTGGTCCTGATAAATAttagagaaggaaaaataaaattaaaaaataattttttaatagaatttggttttattatgaaaaaaaaaaaagtcaaatataattacaaatattaagaaacttgtatattttaaaattatttaatatttatataaacgagttaaatatgtgaaaaaagtttaaagtaGTATGAAAAAGTTTAAACTGTGGGCCATTGTCGGCTATGATGGTTTGGGGGATTCCAAAGCGACAGATAATGTTTTTCCATACGAATCTGGTGATATCTTTATCTTTGATGCTAGCATAGGCTTCGGCTTCTACCCATTTAGTGAAGTAATCCGTGGCTACAAGCAGGAATTTTTTCTGGGCGGGTGCGACTGGTAGAGGTCCTACGATGTCCATGCCCCACTGTGCGAAGGGCCAGGGTCCTGAGATTGTTTTCAATTCTCCTGATGGCATATGTGGAATGAGGGCATGCCTTTGAcatttgtcacattttttgacatATGCCACCGCATCCTTTTTCATCGTAGGCCAGTAATAACCTTGCGAATGGGCCCTGTGCGCTAGAGACCGACCTCCGGTATGATTTCCACATACTCTCTCATGCAATTCAGCTAATACATACGATACCTCTGAATGATTTAGGCATCTGAGGTAGGGGCCTGTAAAGGATCGCTTGTACAGGTGCCCCCCAATCATGGTGAAGCGGGCAGCTTGCACCCGGATCTTGTGTGCTTGCTTGGTTTCTTCGGGCAGGGTGCCTATCCGGAGGTATTCGATGATGGCTTTCATCCAGCCTTTGTCGTCTGTTTCATTTTCCTCAATGGCATTACAAGTGGAGGCTTCTGTGACGGAGGGTTTGGTTTGCACATATATAGGCAATAGTATAgcttctttgatgggaagaGAAGCAGCTATGCCTGCTAGGGCGTCGGCACGTGAGTTTTCAGTTCGCCTGATTTTTTCAATCGTCCATTCGGTGAATCGCTGCAAGGTGTCTCTTACTTTGTTTAAGTATCGCGCCATGCGTGCATCCTTGGCCTCATATTTTTTCTGAACATGTCTTACCACAAGTTGGGAATCACTATGAACCCGAAGTTTGGAGACGGATAAGGCCAAAGCGAGGTCCAATCCGGCTAAGATGGCTTCATATTCtgcttcattgttagaggcgGGGAACCCCAGCCGGATGGCTTGCTCCAGATGCTCTCCGGTTGGGGATTGTAACAGGAGCCCTACTCTGGATTCGGACGATCGGGAGGCCCCATCAACCCGTAAAGTCCATCATTGTTTTTCGCTTGGCTCCTCGTGTTGGGTGGGCCTTCGGGAGTATTCCAGCACGAAGTCAGCCATCCCTTGGCCTTTTATGGACAATCTGGGTTGGAACTCGATTCCAAATTCACTCaattctatggcccattgaagcattctcCCGATTAGGTCCGGCTTGTGTAGGATATTGCAAAGGGGTTGGTCAGTTAACACGACCACCGGGTGTGCTTGGAAATAGGGGCGGAGTTTCTGAGCGGCACTTCGAAGCGGTAAGGCCGTTAATTCCATCTTTGAATATCTGGTTTCTACGTCTACTAACGCTCCGCTGATGTAGTAGATGGGTTTCTGCTCCTTGGGTGATGGGCAGCGGAATAAGACAGCGCTAATTGCCCACTCTGAGACAGCCAggtacatatacaatttttctctgGGGAGGGGGCTGCTTAGGATGGGTGGTTGCATGAGGCACCACTTAATTTTTTCGAAAGCGTTTTGACAGCTGTCCGTCCATCCGCTTGCTCCTGCTTTGCGGATTGCCAAGAAGAAGGGTTGTAGCTCATCGGTGAAACGGGCTATAAAACGCCCTAGGGCAACAAGCTTGCCTGTGAGGCGCTGTAATTCCTTCTTGTTCCTGGGGGGTGGTGTTTCTATGACTGCCTTGACTTGATCTGGGCTAACCTCTATCCCCCTTTGACTGACCATAAATCCCAGGAATTTTCCAGCACTTACGCCAAAGGCGCATTTAGAAGGATTTAGCTTCATGTCAAATTTCCTCAGGAGGTGAAAAACTTCTTGCAAGTGGAGAACGTGCTCCTCTCGGGTTTTGCTTTTGACCACGATATCATCAATATACACCTCTACTGTGCGGCCGATTAGaggtttgaatatctttgtcatCAGTCTTTGGTAAGTAGCGCCAGCATTTTTGAGgccaaatggcatgactttgtaacaataAAGTCTGTGTGGCATTATGAAGGCTGTCTTCTCTTGATCATCTGgggccatggggatttggtgataTCCGGAGAAAGCGTCCAGGAAGGAGAGCATCCCTTGCCCCGCAGTGGAATCCACAATTTGATCTATTCGTGGCAAGGGGAAACTGTCTTTCGGACACGCtttattgaggttggtgtaGTCAACGCAGACCCgccatttgccttcttttttgggtaccactactacatttgccaaccagtccggataatccacttctttgatgaatCCGGCTTCCAGTAACTTGTCGATCTCATTCCAGATGATTTTTTGTCTGTCCGGGTGAAAACGTCTAACCCCCTGCCGGATGGGTTTCGCTGTTGGTAAAACGTTAAGTTTATGAGAGACTATTGAGGGGTGGattcccttcatatcagagTGTGCCCATGCGAAAATGTCATGGTTTTGCCGGAGGGCGTTTTCGACGTTCTGGGCTTCTTCAGGCGTTAAGAGGGAACTGATATGAGTAAGGTGAGCATCTTCTTtcgaaatttggattgtttgtAAGGGATCTGCTACCGGGGGATCTCTGTCCGTCGGACACAGTGACTGTTATTGGTCAAGTGTGGGAGTGGACTCAGGGAGAGATTCGTCTTCCTGACTGGTCCCTGGTTCTCTTGCTATCTGGTAGCATTGGCGAGCGGCTAGCTGGCTGCCGTACAGGTTGATTTGCCCATCCTCAGTAAGAAAGCTTACCATCTGATGGTATGTGGAGGGGATGGCTTTCATGCAGTGCAGCCATGCGCGTCCCAAGATAACATTGAAGGGTGATAGATCTTGTACCACCAAAAATTGAACGTTGAGAGTGACTGGTCCAGCTTGGACTGACAGCACAATGTCTCCCAAGGAAATAGTTGATGCCCCGTTGAATCCGGACAAAATCCTTCCAGGGTTTTCGAGACCGACTAAGTTGTGTCCCATGTGGCTTATGATTGATGCTTGCACCAGATCGGCTGAGCTGCCTGGGTCAATTAAGATGCGTCTTACGTCGAATTTGTCTATCCCCAAGGATAGAATGAGGGCATCACGGTGCGGATGTAATATCCGTGTAGGGTCTACTGGTGGAAAAGTGATTGTCCCGTCTATGGGGCGAGGGCTTCCTCCGGTTATCCCAGGCCGGATGGAGTTGACGCGCTCACGCACCATTGCTTCTCGTAACAATTTTTGCCTCTTTCGTTTGGAATTTATCTCTTCATCCGACGGACTTCCATTAATGTAGTTTATGACGGCTTTGGGGGCGACTAGAACCACGGGGGCTCCAGAGTCGTGGCTCCGGGAGGCGTCTTTATCTCTGGCATTTGAGCGGAGGTATTGCCTTAAATGTCCCGCCTTTATAAGCCTTTCCACCAGATATTGGAGGCTTCTGCACGTCTCCGTTGTGTGGCCATGCTCCTTGTGGTAAGCGCATTTTTTGCTATGATCTCTTTTGGATGGATCCGATCCGAGGGGTCTGGGCCACCTGAAGTCGGACATGCTTTGGATCATAGGGAGAAGCTTCTCATAAGTTATGGAGAGGGGTGTGAGGGGTGGCATTTCCGGGCGGCTTGGCCCTTCTTGCCTTCGATCGGATGGCCTTGGCCTGTCCGGAAGTTTGGCGCTTCCTTCTGTATTACCCTTGGACGGCTGTCCGGCAACCAACACTTGCTGGGTGGCTGCCCGTACGTCATCTTCAAGCATTGAGTATTTGTTCGCACGTCGAAACAAGTCGTCCATCGTCATGGGAGGCTTTTTAGCTAGTGACTCAAAAAATGGAGTGCTTGGACAGATGCTTCGCTTGAAGATCTGTAGGACGGCGTCCATGCTGCAAGCTTCCACTTGTAGGACAGCTTGGCCAAATCGTTTCACGAATTCCCTCAAGGATTCattatccttcatttttatgttatgCAGGGTGCTAATGTTTTGTTTATGCCGAGCGAAGCATAGGTATTGTCCTACGAAAGCTTCTGAAAGGTCTCTGAAATTATCCACAGAGTTAGGAGGTAGGCGATGGAACCATGAGAGAGCCTGACCTTGTAGACTGGCAGGGAACACTTTACATAGCAGCGGGTCGTTGCCTATATCGAGCGTCATAAGCTgtcgataatgcatgatatggtcaaaGGGGTCACTGCACCCATCGTATGTGGAGAATTTTGGTACAAGGAACCCCCTTGGGGGCTCGTAATGAATGATATGAGAGcagaaaggcgtggagagcatgtcatccagccTTTTGCTAATGGAGCCCATGAGTGGCTCGTTCGGGGGATTCTTCCCAATGGTTCGTACCGCTTGGTGCGGAGGAACGTTCTGCACCATGGGGGTGACCAAGGGGTCACGGTGCGGGAGAACGTTCTATGGTATGGGGTGACCGCAGGATCATGGTGCACTCCCCCTGTGGTGGTTATTGGTGGCTTGGGCCTGCCAGGTTGCTGGGGGCCCAGTCTCGCACGCATAGCGCCTGACAATTGGGATCTTCTGTCACGCTGTCTCTTTGATGAGAAATGAGTGGAATCTGAGCTCTCTTCACGGGGAGCTCGAGGCATGGGTGTGTGTGGCTCATGCGGCCTAGCGTTGCGTGTTTCAGGGATTGCCCCCGCTGTTTCGGGGTAAATCGACTATGGATGAGGCCTTGAGTTGGCTACTTGGCCTCTAGATTGCTGACGACGGGGAGGCCCCGTCGATGACGCCTGGATTTGTAATATTGCATTTTCCTCTCTTAACCTTGTCGTCTCCTGGAGGAGAGTTTGCAGTTGTCGCTCGCTTGCTAACTGCCTTTTTTCAATGGCATGGCGCCATTCAGAATTATCTTCCTCTCCTCTACCAGATGAACGGCTTTGGGAAGGTGTGGCCATATTTGCTGGTTACTGAATCAGCGAAAAAGTTTCCCACAaacggcgccaatgttgaggcctcgtattccCAATGATCCATGTAGTTGCCAAATGAATGGACGtacgatctcaaccaatatagattcctgattcagctgttcctgcaaaaggcgtccggacggggtgtccggacacaccctccgatggttttgtcaaccatggaaagagagataaaagcagttggcacagttggccttttactaggtgtTGGAAaagcttaccttcttctttgcgcgaaggtttatatatatagcatTTAGAAATTCTCTCTCCATAAATaatggaaggctttttggtttaccatgatgccactaggtagtggcagggacatcctcatcctacgaacggctgtcagagatcgtgggaagtgacttgctgtcacttctgtcttttcactctgcagACATCGGAATATGGAttgtgacaggatgtcagaatgacgtagtgaggcaTGCTTGGTTTGGTCGGTGATCCGGATGaacatatccggatagaatatgaaaggtcgccggatgagtaCTGGCGGCGGTCCGGATGTGATGCTTTGCGAGTCTCGTGTGCTCTTACTTCAGGGGGTCCGGAGAGGAGAGTGCACCACGTGTTCTCTCGGGGAAATCTGGATGTGGATACTCCGGATAGGATCACGTGCCACGTATCGTCAGGGGacgtgtgccacgtgtcatcagggatgggtccctacaatcacaattcaaaaaaataaaaaaattaacaaactttaaaataataataataataataataacttatcaaattggcataatatatatatagtaattaaaacaccttttttttaaaaaaaaaaaaagaaaaaaagaaaacttaacttgccacaaatatattaaaagcaccttaaaaaaataaaaaaataaaaaataacttactaaaaatttatttacgtacatattagtaaaaacatttaatagtaatagtaataataataataataataataataataataataatcataaaaagagataagataattgatctcatgcaattttctaaaaacaaataaatatataaaagtaaacaaataaCTATATagataataagtaaataaataaataaataactaaataaataaatagataaataaataagaaatcaaacacatgcaagtgttaaaaatacaaATCATGCGAACTATGTAAGCCATATAAGTCAGGCAAAAAATGCTTACAAGGCAACCTAAGTGTACTTAAggtgggccaagtgtgcctaattgggcttaagtgacctaGGTAGGCCTAAGGTGgagcctaatgggccaagtgtgcttaaatgggcttaagtgacctaGAAGctatccaaaaaagaaagaaaagcttaAATCTAAATTTGGGCTGCTAAGAGTCACAATTGGGGTTAGATAAattcctcaaccaaagtctccaaggtggctaaaaaagggtaagtagtatgagtagtaatgggccaccaaggagccATTATGGAGCattggaagtgaacttaaaaaCATGTCCTAAAGGGaaaaaatagagggtctacaaaaacaaaataaggtgacaagaaaaaggaaagaaagaaggaaatggGAGGGACctaaaaaatgggaaaaaaacataaaggaaTAGTGAGTGGAGAAGAGAATAtgggagaaaagaagaagaagaaaaaaaaaaggagaggaaaGGGGAATGTGAAGTGGAAACTGTGGAGGGACGAGAGAGAAGTTAGGGATTtggagtttttttgtttttgttttttgtttttttttttttttgtctttgttttgttttgtcttttttttttttttttttttttaaagaaaatgaattgtgGGGATGTGGTCTTGAGATGAATGACCAGTATTAGTTCTCCAAAATGAGAAGTTTAGCCCAAAATGCATAACAAAAAGGCCCAAAAACATTAACCAAATGggctttgaaaataattaaataatagtgaataaaaaataataataaatgatcgCTTGGATTTTTTCGtagtttattggatcaaaacaaaatttataacctaattcactattctaacGTAGCTTGTATCCgatcaaaaaatggttttagtacaaactactgtagtatagtggtttttaggtgtcaTCCACTAGGATGAATTATTCTCaataattaaggcttgaatgagaggagaagaaatgattgtaatcaagtgaaaataatttgacaattcatgataaaagttcaaaataacaatgatttcaaattgagaggaaaaactaaaatataagaaaattaataggaaatgaaattctcgaagttaggattt is part of the Vitis riparia cultivar Riparia Gloire de Montpellier isolate 1030 chromosome 17, EGFV_Vit.rip_1.0, whole genome shotgun sequence genome and harbors:
- the LOC117904786 gene encoding uncharacterized protein LOC117904786 — protein: MTLDIGNDPLLCKVFPASLQGQALSWFHRLPPNSVDNFRDLSEAFVGQYLCFARHKQNISTLHNIKMKDNESLREFVKRFGQAVLQVEACSMDAVLQIFKRSICPSTPFFESLAKKPPMTMDDLFRRANKYSMLEDDVRAATQQVLVAGQPSKGNTEGSAKLPDRPRPSDRRQEGPSRPEMPPLTPLSITYEKLLPMIQSMSDFRWPRPLGSDPSKRDHSKKCAYHKEHGHTTETCRSLQYLVERLIKAGHLRQYLRSNARDKDASRSHDSGAPVVLVAPKAVINYINGSPSDEEINSKRKRQKLLREAMVRERVNSIRPGITGGSPRPIDGTITFPPVDPTRILHPHRDALILSLGIDKFDVRRILIDPGSSADLVQASIISHMGHNLVGLENPGRILSGFNGASTISLGDIVLSVQAGPVTLNVQFLVVQDLSPFNVILGRAWLHCMKAIPSTYHQMVSFLTEDGQINLYGSQLAARQCYQIAREPGTSQEDESLPESTPTLDQ